A genomic segment from Bubalus bubalis isolate 160015118507 breed Murrah chromosome 5, NDDB_SH_1, whole genome shotgun sequence encodes:
- the FNDC10 gene encoding fibronectin type III domain-containing protein 10 — MRAPPLLLLLAACAPPPCATAAPTPPGWEPAADAPWCPYKVLPEGPEAGGGRLCFRSPARGFRCQAPGCAAHASAGRSLRASVLRNRSVLLQWRLGPAEARRVRAFALNCSWRGAYTRFPCERVLLGASCRDYLLPDVHDGVRYRLCLQPLPLRPEPAGAPEPAAPAECVEFAAEPAGMREIVVAMTAVGGSICVMLVVICLLVAYITENLMHPAFGRPGLRRQP; from the coding sequence ATGCGCGCCCCgccgctgttgctgctgctggccGCCTGCGCTCCGCCGCCCTGCGCCACGGCCGCCCCGACGCCGCCGGGCTGGGAGCCGGCGGCCGACGCGCCCTGGTGTCCCTACAAGGTGCTGCCCGAGGGCCCCGAGGCGGGAGGCGGGCGCCTGTGCTTCCGCAGCCCCGCGCGCGGCTTCCGCTGCCAGGCGCCCGGCTGCGCAGCGCACGCCTCGGCCGGCCGCTCACTGCGCGCCAGCGTCCTGCGCAACCGCAGCGTGTTGCTGCAGTGGCGCCTGGGGCCAGCCGAGGCGCGCCGCGTGCGCGCCTTCGCGCTTAACTGCTCGTGGCGTGGCGCCTACACGCGCTTCCCATGCGAACGCGTGCTGCTCGGCGCCTCCTGCCGCGACTACCTGCTGCCCGATGTGCACGACGGCGTGCGCTACCGCCTTTGCCTGCAGCCACTGCCGCTGCGACCCGAGCCGGCAGGCGCCCCGGAACCCGCCGCACCCGCCGAGTGTGTGGAGTTCGCCGCCGAGCCTGCCGGCATGCGGGAGATCGTGGTGGCCATGACGGCGGTGGGTGGTTCCATCTGCGTTATGCTCGTGGTCATCTGCCTGCTCGTGGCCTACATCACCGAGAACCTCATGCACCCGGCCTTCGGGCGTCCGGGCCTACGCAGGCAGCCCTGA